In Mytilus galloprovincialis chromosome 1, xbMytGall1.hap1.1, whole genome shotgun sequence, the following are encoded in one genomic region:
- the LOC143074563 gene encoding SRSF protein kinase 3-like isoform X2: MSEYRERYNHYMEMYKIVPPSEVGRRESWTGGYDYQYYDNQNRRHHRRSTGSLELCNQVDNFIHQVHNAKQMLRQSSLFNIENNNRTNNDYLRRLNSQHPSHFSGKPPHRILKSLPQNRADAIPIHFSSQNNQSAMSSEFRQTLDRWRSSKRQVKQSSQEKKDVEKSFHHHIALNWDNLYSSSDIESDSQSDTKTKHKSQSEYGKGGYHPVKIGDLFNNKYHVIRKLGWGHFSTVWLCWDMSCKRFVALKVVKSAQHYTETALDEIKLLKCVRESDESDDYRERTVQLLDDFKISGINGTHVCMVFEVLGNNLLKLIIRSNYQGIPVRNVKSIIKQVLQGLHYLHVKCKIIHTDIKPENVLMCVDDTHVRKLAADAFEWQKIGCPMPGSAVSTAPKEKPDTSKMSKNKKKKMKKKLKKQQQLLEMTQSASINSFPEGNPTGEGMDQTDQDNTETSDLPNSETSSLNMPSSESSNLISPISDSSNLISPTSESSNPLPNSESTVPSSDASPVIEQANITKNDSEITITESDNNNKVKEKNIVNETKTENANENNVEKKSTEMCQPDIIDLNIKDVESKLNVENEKKSVEEGQQNSEVVHDAGDVPMCNGFESQNGDVNTNFSSKCETAMDQEVPQEEAQDHRGNRRSHSPSSQTPSDKTDSSSGKANAARPDPVREECDIPVKIADLGNACWTYHRFTEDIQTRQYRCLEVLIGAGYGPPADIWSTACMAFELIVGDYLFEPHSGEDYSRDEDHIAHIIELLGPIPRHIALAGKYSREFFNRRGELKHILKLKPWALTEVLQEKYEWTPEEAGAFGDFIVPMLEFDPEKRATAEECLQHPWLNEV; this comes from the exons ATGAGTGAATATAGGGAACGTTACAACCACTACATGGAAATGTATAAAATTGTGCCACCATCAGAGGTGGGCCGCCGTGAGTCGTGGACAGGAGGTTATGACTATCAGTATTATGATAATCAGAACCGTCGTCATCATCGTAGAAGTACAGGATCCTTGGAACTGTGTAATCAGGTTGATAACTTCATACACCAGGTTCACAACGCCAAACAAATGTTACGCCAATCTAGTCTctttaatatagaaaataataatagaacaaaCAATGATTATTTGAGGAGATTGAACAGTCAGCATCCTAGTCATTTTAGTGGGAAACCTCCTCACAGAATTCTAAAATCACTGCCTCAGAATCGTGCAGATGCCATACCAATACATTTTTCAAGTCAAAACAATCAATCAGCAATGAGTTCAGAATTCAGACAGACATTGGATAGATGGCGCAGTTCTAAACGTCAGGTTAAACAATCTAGTCAGGAGAAAAAGGATGTTGAGAAATCGTTTCATCACCACATAGCATTAAACTGGGACAATCTTTATTCCTCCTCAGATATCGAGTCGGACTCACAGTCTGACACGAAAACTAAACATAAATCACAGTCTGAATATGGCAAAG ggGGATATCATCCTGTAAAGATTGGAGACTTGTTCAACAATAAATACCATGTGATAAGGAAACTAGGATGGGGCCATTTCTCTACTGTCTGGTTATGTTGGGATATGTC GTGTAAAAGATTTGTAGCTTTGAAGGTTGTGAAGAGTGCCCAGCACTACACAGAAACAGCTTTGGatgaaattaaattattgaaatgt gtcaGAGAAAGCGATGAAAGTGATGATTACAGAGAGAGAACAGTCCAGTTGTTAGATGACTTTAAAATTTCTGGTATCAACGGAACAC ATGTCTGTATGGTATTTGAAGTTTTAGGAAATAATTTATTGAAGTTGATAATTCGATCAAATTACCAAGGAATTCCTGTACGAAACGTCAAATCTATTATTAAACAG GTTTTACAAGGGTTACATTATTTGCATgtgaaatgtaaaataattcatacagataTAAAACCAGAAAACGTCCTGATGTGTGTAGACGACACTCACGTTCGTAAATTAGCTGCCGATGCTTTTGAATGGCAAAAGATTGGTTGTCCTATGCCAGGGTCAGCAG TGAGTACAGCACCAAAAGAGAAACCAGACACGTCCAAAATGtccaaaaataagaagaaaaagatgaagaagaaattaaagaaacagcaGCAGTTATTAGAG ATGACACAGAGTGCCAGTATCAATTCTTTTCCAGAGGGGAACCCAACAGGGGAAGGCATGGACCAAACTGATCAAGACAACACAGAAACCAGCGATCTGCCAAATTCTGAAACTTCCAGTCTAAATATGCCTAGCTCTGAAAGTTCTAACCTGATTTCACCCATTTCGGACAGCTCTAATCTTATTTCACCAACTTCTGAAAGTTCTAATCCATTGCCCAATAGTGAAAGTACTGTCCCTAGCTCTGACGCATCACCTGTGATTGAACAAGCAAATATAACCAAAAACGATAGTGAAATAACTATTACAGAAtcagataataataataaag ttaaagagaaaaatattgtgaatgaaacaaaaactgaaaatgcaaacgaaaataatgttgaaaaaaaatccacagaaATGTGTCAACCGGACATTATAGACTTAAATATCAAAGACGTTGAATCCAAATTAAATGTGGAAAATGAGAAGAAATCAGTTGAGGAAGGACAACAAAATTCAGAGGTTGTACACGATGCAGGGGACGTTCCGATGTGTAATGGATTTGAATCTCAGAACGGTGATGTGAATACAAACTTTTCTAGTAAATGTGAGACAGCAATGGATCAAGAAGTGCCACAAGAGGAAGCCCAAGACCATAGGGGAAATAGACGCTCACATAGTCCAAGTAGTCAGACTCCCAGTGATAAAACAGATTCTTCAA GTGGGAAAGCAAATGCTGCCAGACCAGATCCTGTGAGAGAAGAATGTGACATTCCTGTTAAAATTGCTGATTTAGGAAATGCCTGTTGGACA TATCACAGGTTTACAGAAGATATCCAGACAAGACAATATAGATGTCTTGAGGTGTTGATAGGGGCAGGGTATGGTCCTCCTGCAGATATCTGGAGTACTGCATGTATG GCATTTGAGTTGATAGTTGGTGATTATTTATTTGAGCCTCATTCAGGAGAAGACTACTCTAGAGATGAAGACCACATTGCCCATATTATAGAACTTCTAGGGCCAATACCTCGCCATATAGCACTGGCCGGCAAATATTCCAGGGAATTCTTTAATAGAAGGG GTGAGCtgaaacacattttaaaactaaaaccATGGGCTCTAACTGAGGTGTTACAAGAAAAGTATGAATGGACGCCAGAGGAAGCGGGAGCATTTGGAGATTTTATAGTCCCCATGTTAGAATTCGATCCAGAGAAACGTGCAACTGCAGAGGAATGTCTTCAACATCCTTGGTTAAATGAAGTTTGA